A region of the Candidatus Binatia bacterium genome:
GCGCGAGAACTGCCGCGAGCGGAGATCTGGGCGGTGGACCTTTCGGCAGCAGCACTCGCCGTGGCAGCGGCGAATGCCCAGCGGCACGCCGTGGCGGACCGCATCCACTTCGCCGAGAGCGATCTCTTGGTCGCGGTCGGCGACCTGCGCTTCGACGCGATCCTCTCGAACCCGCCGTACGTGTGTTCCGATGAGCTGCAGGATTCGCAGCCCGAGCTCGGGTGGGAACCCTGCCTGGCTCTGGACGGTGGCGCCGCCGGCCTCGACGTGATCAAGCGCGTGGTGACGGAATCGCACCCGCGTCTGAAAGACAGCGGCTGGTTGATCATGGAGATCGGTGCTGATCAGGGCAGCGCCGTGGAACGTCTGGCGCACGCAGCAGGCTTCGGCCCGGTATCCATCCAACCGGATTACGCCGGGCTTCCCCGCGCTCTGGTCGCACGGCGATAGACCATGGACAAGATCGTCATTCGCGGTGGGCGGCGCCTGAAGGGCGAGGTGGCAGTCGAGGGTGCGAAGAATGCCGCCCTCCCGATACTGCTGGCTTCCCTGCTGACGGCGGAGCGCTGCACCTTCCACAACGTGCCGCGCGTCGTCGATGTGCGTACCACGTTGAGACTGCTGGCGGACCTCGGGGCTCGAGTCGAAGAGGAGGCGGGCAGCGTCAGCGTGCACGCCGAGCGCCTCGCGAGACTCGAGGCGCAGTACGATTTGGTCAAGACCATGCGCGCCTCTTTTCTGGCACTCGGACCGTTGCTGGCACGTTTCGGGCGGGCACGGGTGTCGACCCCAGGCGGCTGCGCCATCGGCAGCCGGCCGGTGGATCTCCACCTCGAAGGCTTGCAGAAAATGGGCGCGCGGGCACGCATCGTCCACGGCTATGTCGAAGCCGAGGCCGAGAAACTGCACGGCGCGCGGATCTACCTCGACGTACCGTCGGTCGGCGCAACAGAGCACTTGATGATGGTGGCTTCCTTGGCGGAGGGCACCAGCACCATTGAAAACGCCGCGTGCGAACCGGAGGTGGTCGATCTGGCGCGCGCCTTGACGGCGATGGGCGCCCGCATCACCGGCGCCGGCGAGGACACCATCACCATCGACGGCGTGCCGTCCCTGAAGGGGTTGGACTTCACGATCATTCCTGACCGCATTGAAGCGGGCACCTTCATGATCGCCGCGGCGCTCACCGGCGGAGACGTCCTCGTGCGCGGGGCCCGCGCCGAGCACATGCATGCCGTCATCCTCAAGCTGCGCGAGGCAGGGGCGGACATACAGGAAGACCGGGAGGGCATCCGCGTGATCGGCAACGGCCGGTTGAGCAGTGTCGACGTCAAGACCATGCCGTACCCGGGTTTCCCCACTGACCTGCAGGCGCAAATGATGGCCGCCATGGCGCTGGCGGACGGCCGCAGTGTCATCTCGGAAACGATCTTCGAAAATCGTTTCATGCACGCCTTGGAACTCAACCGCATGGGTGCGGATATCAAGGTGGAAGGCAGCAGCGCCATGGTGCGGGGTGTGACGGCGCTCAGCGGTGCGCCGGTCATGGCCACCGACTTGCGCGCCAGCGTGTGTTTGGTGTTGGCTGGGTTGGCAGCCGAAGGGGTGACCGAGGTGTCTCGCGTCTATCACCTCGACCGCGGCTATGCGCGTATCGAAGACAGGCTGTCCGCCTTGGGCGCCGACATACGTCGGGTGAAGGGACGGTGAGGCTCGGATGCCAGTGCGTGTACTTTCCACCAACGAACCGGATTTCGCGCGCCACTTTGCCGCGATTCACCAACGCGGGGCACGGGCGACGGCGGCGATCGAGACGCAGGCGCGGAACATTGTCGAGGCCGTCCGCCGGGGCGGCGACCGCGCTCTCATCGCGTGCACGCGGCGGTACGACCGGGTCACGCTGCGACCGGCGCAGCTGCAGGTCAGTGCCGCCGAAATAGGTGAAGCGGTCCGGGCGACGCCTCCTGATGCGTTGCGCGCATTGCGGCTGGCGGCCCGGCGGATCACGGCGTTTCACCGCCGCCAGCTGACGACATCGTGGAGCTATCGGGACCCGGTGGGCCTGCAGCTCGGACAGCGGATCGTGGCCCTCGACCGGGTTGGACTGTACGTGCCTGGCGGCCACGCCGCGTATCCATCTTCCGTCCTGATGAACGCCATTCCGGCCCGCGTCGCCGGTGTCCGGGAGGTGATCATGGTCTCCCCTCCGGGCTCCGACGGCACCAACGCCGCCGTACTCGCGGCGGCAGCAATCGCTGGCGTCAACGCCGTCTTTCGCATCGGCGGTGCCCAAGCGGTTGCGGCATTGGCGTACGGGACCGCCAGCGTTCCACGTGTCGACAAGATCGTCGGACCGGGGAATGCCTGGGTGCAGGCGGCCAAGAAGATCGTCTATGGCGTGGTGGACATCGACATGATCGCCGGGCCGAGCGAGGTGGTTGTGATCGCGGACCAGGCGGCGCCACCCGCGTACGTCGCCGCCGATCTCCTGGCACAGGCCGAACATGGCAGCGGCGACGAATGCGCTGTCCTCCTCACGCCGTCGCGCCGGCTGGCGCTGGCGGTGCAAACCGAGATCGAAAACCAGCTCCGGACCTTGCCGCGGCGGCAGGACATCGCGCGCGTCCTTCGCCGCCGTGGAGCCTTGGTTGTCGTGCGGAACCTCGCGGAAGCGGTTACGCTCGCCAACGAGATCGCGCCGGAACACCTGGAACTGATCGTCAGCAATGCGCAACGCTGGGCGGGGCAGATCCGCAACGCCGGGGCGTTATTCCTCGGGCCGTATTCACCTGCGGCGCTGGGGGATTACGTCGCCGGGCCGAATCACGTTTTGCCGACTGGGGGAAGTGCACGTTTCTTCTCACCATTAGGCGTGTATGATTTCGTCAAACGCACCAGCGTCGTTGCGGCGACGCGTGTGGGACTCCAGCGGCTGGCGCCTACGATCGCTCGCCTGGCCGCGCTGGAGGGTTACGAAGCGCACGCAGCTGCAGTCCAACTCCGGTTCGCGACTGGGAGCAGCCGTAGTCGGAAGTCGCGGAGGGAGGGAGGACCGAATGGCAACAGTCAGAGCACGTGCGGTACGGAAGCCGCGGGCACCAGGCAAGGGACGGCAAG
Encoded here:
- the prmC gene encoding peptide chain release factor N(5)-glutamine methyltransferase, producing MNTAAQTDTPADTAAKLVESTSARLADAGIETARLNAEVLLAHACNIDRSALYAGWHRRVPAECRARFETMLTRRLAREPLQYIVGSQEFWSLDFLVTHAVLIPRPETELLVELALRLPRAGVQHGRERAQHAAPLLCDLGTGSGCIAVALARELPRAEIWAVDLSAAALAVAAANAQRHAVADRIHFAESDLLVAVGDLRFDAILSNPPYVCSDELQDSQPELGWEPCLALDGGAAGLDVIKRVVTESHPRLKDSGWLIMEIGADQGSAVERLAHAAGFGPVSIQPDYAGLPRALVARR
- the murA gene encoding UDP-N-acetylglucosamine 1-carboxyvinyltransferase, whose translation is MDKIVIRGGRRLKGEVAVEGAKNAALPILLASLLTAERCTFHNVPRVVDVRTTLRLLADLGARVEEEAGSVSVHAERLARLEAQYDLVKTMRASFLALGPLLARFGRARVSTPGGCAIGSRPVDLHLEGLQKMGARARIVHGYVEAEAEKLHGARIYLDVPSVGATEHLMMVASLAEGTSTIENAACEPEVVDLARALTAMGARITGAGEDTITIDGVPSLKGLDFTIIPDRIEAGTFMIAAALTGGDVLVRGARAEHMHAVILKLREAGADIQEDREGIRVIGNGRLSSVDVKTMPYPGFPTDLQAQMMAAMALADGRSVISETIFENRFMHALELNRMGADIKVEGSSAMVRGVTALSGAPVMATDLRASVCLVLAGLAAEGVTEVSRVYHLDRGYARIEDRLSALGADIRRVKGR
- the hisD gene encoding histidinol dehydrogenase, whose translation is MPVRVLSTNEPDFARHFAAIHQRGARATAAIETQARNIVEAVRRGGDRALIACTRRYDRVTLRPAQLQVSAAEIGEAVRATPPDALRALRLAARRITAFHRRQLTTSWSYRDPVGLQLGQRIVALDRVGLYVPGGHAAYPSSVLMNAIPARVAGVREVIMVSPPGSDGTNAAVLAAAAIAGVNAVFRIGGAQAVAALAYGTASVPRVDKIVGPGNAWVQAAKKIVYGVVDIDMIAGPSEVVVIADQAAPPAYVAADLLAQAEHGSGDECAVLLTPSRRLALAVQTEIENQLRTLPRRQDIARVLRRRGALVVVRNLAEAVTLANEIAPEHLELIVSNAQRWAGQIRNAGALFLGPYSPAALGDYVAGPNHVLPTGGSARFFSPLGVYDFVKRTSVVAATRVGLQRLAPTIARLAALEGYEAHAAAVQLRFATGSSRSRKSRREGGPNGNSQSTCGTEAAGTRQGTASHGDTQDEGDRHHR